ATCAGGCCTGATCTAGTTGGGCTTGGGAGCAGGAGGCAAGAGTTGGGGCTCTGGCTTAAAGGTCTCCCTTTCGCAGATCCTGGAAGAGTCAGACATTGATAGGGATGGGACCATCAATCTCTCTGAGTTCCAGCATGTCATCTCCCGTTCACCTGACTTTGCCAGGTATTTGGTAGTGGTTGCTCTGCATTCTGGGGACCAGGTCTCaggtcactcttcttccaaaggaGAAGGGACAGACTCACATGGGACACAAACCATTCCAAAGAAGGTCTTAGGGGGAGGGGCAGCTAGGTTTGGATTCAGTCCCTACCCTCCTCTTCCATCAGAAAACCCCacttgggctgggggtgtagctcagtggcagagcatattcctagcatgcatgaggttttGGGTTCCAACCTCAgcactggggaaaaaaagaaaaagaaaaccccaCTCACTCTTTTCTGTGCAGTTCCTTTAAGATTGTCCTGTGACAACAGCCCCAGCGTGTGTCCCAGCACCCTGTCCAAGACCTTTCCACTGCTGAGCTGTGGCCAAGGTTATGCCTGCGTTGTCAGGGCGGGCCAAGCAGGCCCAGCCTGGAGCCGGCACCCCGTATTCTGGTCCCGGGCAGGAGAGGACTCCACCTGCTTTTCCCTGCCATTGTCATCACTCTGTTTCTACTAATCAATAATAAAGGTTTAGAAGTTTTGATCCTAAGTGTGGCACTAGAAACACTGGTATAAGGAAGGACCGAACTTTTAGAAACTTTTGATCATACTAGTATTAAGTCACATCTGAAAATGGGGCCAGCAAGGCatgtggcacatgcctctaatcccagagtcttgggaggctgagacaggaggatcacagcctcagcaatttagcaaggctctgagcaacttactgagaccctgcctcaaaataaaaaattaaaagggctgggagtggtaaagcacccctgggttcaatccccagtacagtaagaaagaaagagataTAGAAAAAGAAAGGTTGGATCAATGAGAAATCAAATCCCTCCCACCCCTGAATGAAGGTATGAGTATAAGGAGATAGCAGTGAGGGGTGGAACTCTCCAGAATTTTGGCTGTGATGGTAGTTACATGAATTTTGGAATGTGTTAAAATTTGAAGAACTGTATACTAAAAGGAAAGTTAGTTTTACCATATTATCATTTGTGAAATTAAAAATTGTAAAaggctgggcatgatggtgcactcctataatcccagcaactcaggaggctgagagaggaggattgtgagttcaaagccagcctcagcaatttagcaaggccctaagcaactcagtgagaccctgtctctaaataaaatacaaaatagggttagggatgtggctcagtggccaatccctgggttcaatacctagcaccactgagttcaatctctggtaccccccaACCCTGCCAAAATTGTAAGGCATTTAAGGAAAGTAGGCCCATCCCTTGCTACACTGAACTGATGGACAGAGTGACTCCTGCAAACTAAAATCCCTTAGGTAAGTGCCATACTCCACTCCAGGCTGGCTGTGGTTCACTAACCCTTGGGAAAAAAAGCTCAGAACCCCAAGAAACAGACCAACttcaaaaagcaaaagtcctttAAGAGAACCATGATTAaacaattatttttcaaattttattacaaaaaaaaagtaaagtgcatcttatttaaaaaaaaaatatataaaacccaTGTAAATTCAAGGCCCTGTGCTGGGCAGTGTCAGTATGGGTATCCCTTAGTGTGGAGTCAGGCAGGGTGTGAAGGTCAACTGGGATGGGAAGAAGCTGGGATACAGTCAATTCCACCCTGTGCTTAAGTTCAAAAATGGGGCTGAGATGGTGAAAGGGACACAAGAGTTGTCTCTctgactgggatgaaggcaggcaaCGGTCTCTTCCTTCCTTGAATTCCAATGGAAATGTGTACATTGTCACAATCTCTCCCAGGCTCATGCTCCTTCTCTCACATGGCCACAGCCTGACATGGGCAACAAGGCCCAGGAGCTGGGTCTGCGCCCAGGGCCTAAGGAGGGCTGCAGAGCCAGCCTGGCCCTCTGGTCCCTGAGTGGTGGGGTAATGGCGGCACAGCTGTATCCTCAACTAGGCAATTCAAGGACCCTCAGAGCCCAAGCTGGCCCCTAGATCTGCAGGGAGAAGGGAAACCTGTGGCAGTAGGATAAGGCAGAAGATAGAGGATACCAACTGGGCAGGGATTTCCAACTCTGTCTCACACAACCACTTTTGAATAAAAGTCCCAAGAGTGTGGGAGACCGTGAAGGTAGGAACCGTGTGTCTGTGGCATGGCATGTCCatgttctctctctttcccatttGGATTCACATTTTCAGTTGTCTTTTTAAACCAAAGGCTCAGTTTACTTAGGAGCACTGTTCTGCCCACCTAggcaggccccactgggccccggAGGGCAGCCCTCTTACAGCTTGCCGGGCTGTAAGACTTGGTTGAAGAGCAGCAGGCCAGCTAACTCCAAGGCTCCCAAGGGCAAGGAACCCTGGTTGGGTTCCATGAGAAATGGAGGCTTAGTGACCCCCTTCTGAGCATTCACAGCCTCTGAAGCCAGGGCAGCTTCATCTAGAAGTCAGCCGTCATACCACAGAGTCCCGGATCTCAGAGCCCAGGCGGACCCGGGGCCGAGGGCACACAGGAGACACCTCCACGAAGCTGTCCTGGATGCTGAGTGGTCTCTTCTCTGACTCAGTGAAGACCCGAGGCCCTGGGGAGCTATCTGACAAGGCCTGGTACCCTCGGTGGTCCAGTGGAGTGCTAGGAGGACCTACGCCATTGAGTGGTCGGTTCTCAGGTGGCAGCACCACAGGTCGAGTCTTGGGGTGCACACTGGCACGCTCCCCCTGTTTCAGGAAAACTTTCATGCCATCCCGGTGCCGATAGAGGAAGAATAAAATCAGAAGTACCACGGCGAGCCCGAACAGTGCGCACATCACCAGGAACTCATTCCAGTAGGACTTGTCTGCACCCCAGGTGGACTTGCCACCAGCTGGTGCACTCACTCGCGATGTGTTGATAACAACAGGCACACTGCCGCCCCGGTCTGTTCGTTCCACCACCCCATTCTCCACCACCTCTGGGCAGTAGCTAGCCACTAGCTGCTGGAAGCCTTCCTCCAGTGACCAGCACTGGAACACTCCCAGCTCCTGCTGACTGCCGACCAAGAGCAAGTCCCCAGTAGGCAACACACGGCAGGAGGCAGAGGCATTGACAGTGGCTCCATTGTGCAGCCAGAGCCGTGTGGCCAAGTTGGAGAGGAGTGGGCAGGCCAAGGTGTTCACTGTGTTGGGCTGGAACTGAACTTGTTCACAGGGCTTCTTGGCTGTGGACAGAAGAGGCATCAGGTACTTGGGGGCTGGTGTCCACAGTCGCTCCAGCTTCACACCCTCCCTCCCAGCTATACTCCTGATGCCAGGATGGGCAACTCTGGGAACTCCTGAGACCGAGTCTCATTTTCTAGGGTCTCACTTGCCAGTTGAAAAgatgaggatgtgaggaaaggCATTTACACCCATCAATGTTCAGACAGGTCTTCTAAGCAGCCTTGGTCCCACCCCTCTCCTCCAGCCTCTGAGGGTGTACCTTACCTGGTGGTACAAAAGACCGGGGTCTAGCTGAGGAAGTGTTGCAGAGCTCCTTGGCATTGGCCCCCTCGATGTCCTGGATCCATGGCCTGAGGACAGAAAAAGTCTGGGATAGCCCCATGAGCCTGTGTTCCCTCACCCCTCAATGCATACCTGAGCCTGGCCAGGGGACCTGGTTCTCAGGGAACACCAAGCCCAAAGCAGAGGGTAAGAGACTTCCCTGAGCTCATTCCCCAACCCTACATGACTTGAATGAGCACCTCCTATTTACACATCATTGCAGATAAAAGTGACATACTGTTTCTCTTAGTTATAAAAGCAGAATATGTTCTCAAAAACAGTCTGAAAGGACAGCTGGACCTATGTGTAAATATGTCTCAGACTAATCCACATGCATTGATTTACTtcataaagaataataaaaagaaaaataattctgcACTCAAAGTGGAAAGCTCAACCAagcaaaaagataaaaataaaacaaaaatctcaTGTAATCTGCCATCTATTGATCATGACAGCATGTCCTTCCAGGTGTACGTTCATAAACTcctatttttttggtactagggattgaacccaggggcacttaaccactgagccacatccccagccctttttcttttttattttgaggcagtctcactaagttgctgaggctgctttggacttgtgatcctcctgcctcagcctcccaagttgctgggattataggtgtgcaccactgcacccagcctatttggtttttttaaataaaaactgtcaccagggctggggttgtggctcaagtggtagagtgcttgcttagcacacataaggcactgagttcgatccttagcaccacataaaaataaaaatattgtgtccacctaaaactaaaaaaaaattaaaaaaaaaactgtcactaGATATATGCTTGAGAAGAAATAATGCTCTAAATGGGGAATCTGATACTCCCATGCCTTAACTGTGTAATAAATTTGTATATTCTTTTTCCTGGGTTCAAACAAAAAGAAGACTACAAATAGGACAGATTCCATGGTTATTTAACATTTATATTGTTTATTTACTACATATGTAAAAACATCTGGAAGAATAGTAAATCAGAATCCTACTCAGATTCTCTTTAGGTGGTAGGATTAGGggtagtttttattttgtttgaattATCCCTGTTTTCTACAGGAACATTTTATAATCCAAATGTTATTCTGAACCACTCTTTACTGGTTTAATAGACTGTTTTGTAGCCCTTACTGTTCCTAAAACGTATTCACATGCCAATCCATATTCTCCTGCAAGGTTTTTCATAGCTGTGACATTGCACACTCTATCAAATTGTGTCACTCCTTTTCAGGCAGGTAAGGTAAACACACTATCTGAACTACAAAACAGCTGAGAGGAAGCAGGGGAGCTCAGGATAATTAAGCAGAATTAAGACAGTGCAAATGAGACCAGGTAATGATCCTAGAGACCTGAGGAAGAGCTCTGAGGCTGGCTACACAGGCTACACAGGCTACACAGGCTACACAGGCAGGGGTGGGAGGGTGGGAGGCCCCAAGGAGCTCTTACCTGAAGTCCAGCTCAGGATTGTAGAGGCTGATATGTCTGCAGTTGGAGCCACTCCAAGCACAGTAGGGGTCTCgggcaaggaggcagtccccacaGCTCCGGTATAGGCTGCAGTTGGCCACAGGCACCTGGACTACACCCGAGTGGGAGGCAGCATACAGAAGCCCCTGCACAGCCAGACACTGGGGATGAAAGGCAGGCATGGACAGCCAGGGCCACCACCCATGACCACACTTGGTTCACATGTCCACTAGCCCTCCACCCAAGAGGCCTCTATCAGAAAGTGGCACCCTCCACTTTCTGATCACCTGTGCCATGAGCCTGGATTTCGTAACTTTTCATTCGCTGGTGTAGGGGAGGAAAAACTGGGTGGGGACTATAATTATGGAGGGCCACTCCCAAGCACGCTGCCTAGACTCCTCCCATTTCCACTCACTCTGTGGCTATCCAGGAGCAGGTTCTGCACAGGCTGTCCTGACGAGAAGATCTGGAGCTCCTCGATGATGTGCACCCTTGAGCCCACATCTACTGCCTTGTGAAGCCATCCATCACCTGGAGAATGGACAGCACTCAGGCCCTGGGTACAGTCCGCCACCCATGACCCGCCAGCTACGCCCCTTACCCTGAGCCTGTGGGCTGCAGGCACTCACCAGTGCCTAAGAAGAGGACATCGTAGGTGCGGTGCAGGCCGGGGACCCGGTGCACAGCCACACGCTGGTAGCGGGCTTGTGGCTGCAGGAGCAGCAGGCGACTGCGGACCTGCCCGTCCATCAGAAAGTGGTCCTTGAGGAAGTTGAGCACACGGTCTGGAAGCTGCAAGGATGAGCTGATCCTCCGTTCCCGGGCACTATTGGTGATACACTGAAGGAGAAGGTGGCAGCATGAGCCAGCAGCACTGCAGGGCAGCAGGCAGGATGGGGGCCCAGTGGACAGGAGTGCCTTCTGCCCCGCCCCAGAAACCATGGCACATTGCCTGGCCTTCTGCAGAGTGCCAGTCAGAAGGCCCAAGGGAAAGCCCAAGGTGTGGACTCACCAAGGGCTGACTTGAGTTTCCTTGCTGGGCCTCCTTACTCCATTCACACACTGCCCTCAAGAACCATGCCTACTCTCCCTATACTTCTATCATCTTTCCCACTAGAGTGCTCAGGAAGCCCTGGCTGGGCAGTATCCTGGCAGCAATGGCTACAGTCAGTTCCTGCACCTTCCAGAGCTGCCAAATTCTCTCTTCCTGAGGGTTTCTCTATGTAAGTCACTCTCAACCAGTAAGTGAGGCAGCAGTTGGTGATAACAACTCCAAATGGACTGTTCTGAGCTGAGATGGGCTCCACACCACCTCACAGGCCCCACTGAGCCTAAGCTGCAGTCACCCACAGCAATAAGGGCTCCCTGATACACCATTATGGCTTTCTGCTCCCACCTTCACCTGCCTGTTCCCTCAGACTACTTCCGGGGGTCACCTCCCAAATAAGCTAATGGCACACATAGCCTTGTTTCAAGGTCTGCTTTTGGGGGAGCCCATTAGGCTAGAATGAAAATACAAAGGTCTATTGCCTTAAAGCCTGTTCATCTGGTCACTTATTAAATAAAGAGCTTGCAATTGAGTAGGAGAGAGGACCAAGTGAAGGGATGATTACAATAGTAAGTAGTAATGGGGACACATTTGCCCAGCCTGAGATAGGACAGGACGAAAGCCATATCAACACACATATTTATATCTTATTTAGTGAGTCAAGCAGGCCTGGGCTATGTCcccagtgttttgttttttaatttattttacatgTGGTGCATGAgaattgaaccagtgcctcacacatactgtcAAACACTCTACCTCTAAGCCATGACCCAAGCCCGTTACCACAGGCAGGTGAAGGTAGGAGAAGAAAGCCATAATGGTGTATCAGTGAGCCCTTACTGCTGTGGGTGACTGCAGCTTAGGCTCAGTGGGGCCTGCGAGGTGGTGTGAAGCCCATCTCAGAACAGTTCATTTGGATTTGttatcaccactgctgcctcacttACTGATTGAGAGTGACCTACATAGAGAAACCCTCAGTTTTAAAGATGAGAAATCAGATTCCGAGAAACTATGATTTGTTTGAGGCTGGACAGCCTTGGTCCCAGAATGACATGGGGATCCACATCTTCCCAATACCGGCCCTGAGTGCAAAGCCAGTACCCACCGCTCCAGGCCGGGGCGTGGGCACCGGGTGGGTCACAGTGTACCACTGCTGGGTTTCTCGATTCACCTCCTTGTAGAGGCCATTGAAGGCCTTCTGCACATCGTCCATGGTGAAGACACAGAGGGCAGAGCCTTCTGTGGCCCCCCTGTTCCTGCAAAGCAAACAGGCAGATTAACCCAGGAACTTCAGGGGCTCAGGATGAGGCCCATAGGGCCCAAAGATTGGCTCCTGGTCCCAGTCCCAGCCACCCTTCaccttcctatcccccactagttCCTGGGAGCCCTACCACTGGGAAGTAAAGACCCCATAGAAAAGAGTGTCACGCCAGTcctgggggctggggctcagcgtgaAGACGTCCTGCAGCACATTGAATGGGAAGCCGTCATCAGGCCGGGAGCATAGCAGCTGTGCTTTAAGGAAGGATGTCCAGCGCTGCTGCAGCACTCGCTCACCACCCTCATCGCCCTGGAAGAGA
This region of Callospermophilus lateralis isolate mCalLat2 chromosome 3, mCalLat2.hap1, whole genome shotgun sequence genomic DNA includes:
- the Sema4b gene encoding semaphorin-4B, with the translated sequence MGRASGPATPLPLLFLSLLLLPPPPTRALSPRISLPLGSKDRPILKFEGENISNYTALLLSTDGKTLYVGAREALFALNTSLSFWPGGKYQELLWSADAERKQQCSFKGKDPKRDCQNYIKILLPLNSSHLFTCGTAAFSPLCTYINVENFTLARDEMGNVLQEDGKGRCPFDPNFKSTALVVDGELYTGTVSSFQGNDPAISRSQSLRPTKTESSLNWLQDPAFVASAYIPESQDSFQGDDDKIYFFFSETGQEFEFFENTIVSRVARICKGDEGGERVLQQRWTSFLKAQLLCSRPDDGFPFNVLQDVFTLSPSPQDWRDTLFYGVFTSQWNRGATEGSALCVFTMDDVQKAFNGLYKEVNRETQQWYTVTHPVPTPRPGACITNSARERRISSSLQLPDRVLNFLKDHFLMDGQVRSRLLLLQPQARYQRVAVHRVPGLHRTYDVLFLGTGDGWLHKAVDVGSRVHIIEELQIFSSGQPVQNLLLDSHRGLLYAASHSGVVQVPVANCSLYRSCGDCLLARDPYCAWSGSNCRHISLYNPELDFRPWIQDIEGANAKELCNTSSARPRSFVPPAKKPCEQVQFQPNTVNTLACPLLSNLATRLWLHNGATVNASASCRVLPTGDLLLVGSQQELGVFQCWSLEEGFQQLVASYCPEVVENGVVERTDRGGSVPVVINTSRVSAPAGGKSTWGADKSYWNEFLVMCALFGLAVVLLILFFLYRHRDGMKVFLKQGERASVHPKTRPVVLPPENRPLNGVGPPSTPLDHRGYQALSDSSPGPRVFTESEKRPLSIQDSFVEVSPVCPRPRVRLGSEIRDSVV